The nucleotide window TCAATGAGCTGATCGTTCAGGTAGGCGTCGTAGGCAGCCAGGTCAAAGTGGCCATGGCCAGAGAAATTAAAGACGATGGTCCTGGCCTCGCCAGATTCCTTGGCCGCCAGGGCTTCATCCATGGCAGCGCGCACGGCGTGGCTGGTCTCGGGTGCAGGCAGGATGCCCTCGGTATGGGCAAAGCTAACCGCGGCTTCAAAGCAGGCATTCTGCTGCAGAGACCGGGCCTCGATCAGGCCAGCCTGGGCCAGAGCACTTACCTGGGCGGACATACCGTGATAGCGCAACCCACCTGCGTGGATGGGCGCAGGTATGAAGTTGTGGCCCAGGGTGTACATCTTGACCAACGGGGTCAACATGGCGGTGTCGCCAAAGTCATAGGCGTAGGGCCCGCGGGTGATGCTTGGCGAAGCGGCTGGCTCCACGGCAACGATCCGGCTGTTCTTGCCGCCGGTGATGTTTTCCTTGACAAATGGGAAGGCGAAACCGGCGAAATTACTGCCGCCGCCCACGCAGCCGATGATGACATCGGGCCAATCCTCGCCGGCCAACTCCAGTTGCTTAATGGTCTCCTGGCCGATCACCGTCTGGTGCAGCATGACATGGTTGAGCACGCTGCCCAGGCTGTATTTGGTATCCTCCCGGGTGGCCGCCTCTTCAACCGCCTCGCTGATGGCGATGCCCAGGCTGCCGGTGGTATCGGGATCCCTTTCCAGGATCATGCGACCGGCCTGGGTCTGGGTACTGGGGCTGGGGACCACTGTTGCGCCCCAGGTTTCCATCAGGATACGCCGGTAGGGCTTCTGCTCGAAGCTTACCTTCACCATGTAAACCTTGCACTCAATACCAAACATGTTGCAGGCAAAGGAGAGGGCGCTTCCCCACTGTCCCGCACCCGTTTCGGTGGCGATGCGCTTGACACCCTCTTCCCGGTTGAAATAGGCTTGAGCCACGGCGGTATTGGGCTTGTGGCTACCAGGTGGACTCACACCTTCGTTTTTATAATAGATGCGGGCCGGTGTGTCCAGAGCCTTTTCCCAGCGATGCGCCCGATAGAGTGGCGATGGGCGCCAGAGCTTGTAGATTTCACGCACCTCATCGGGAATCTCGATGTAGCGTTCAGTGCTGACCTCTTGCATGATCAGCGCCATCGGGAACAGTGGTGCCAGGTCTGCGGGAGCGATGGGTTGCTGCGTGCCAGGATGTAATACCGGAGGCAACTCGATACCGGCTGACGGCAGGTCTGCATTGAGGTTATACCAGTGGGTTGGAATCTCATTCTCGGGTAGAATGAACTTGGTCTGGGACATGGGTTCTGGACTCCTTGATTGGGGAATTCGTTAATGGGCGGTTTTCGGTTTACGCGCGTTCAAACAGGTGAGCTGGACAGGCGATAAAGCTGGCATGGTCTGATCCAGGATTCCTGTTTCTGGCAATCGAATCGGGAGTCTCTCAGGAGAAGTAAGGCTCGATCTTTTCCAGCAACCGCTCCTTGGGCATGTAGCCGACGATTCGTTCGACCGGCTGACCATCCTTGAAGAGGATCAAGGTGGGAATGCTCATCACGCCATAGGCCATGGCAGTGGATGGATTGTGATCCACGTCCAGCTTGGTGATTTTTAACTCGTCTTCGTATTCGTCGGCCAGATCCTCAAGGATCGGCGCAATCATCTTACAGGGGCTGCACCAGACAGCCCAGAAATCGTTTAAGGTCGGCACTGAAGCCTGCAGAACCTCTTCTTCGAAACTAGCATCTGAAACTACAACCGGCTTTGCCATCGTATTATCCTCCGTAGCCGCGAAAAACTGTTGCGACGATCGGTGCCGTCCACGTCCAGGAGAGGACAAAGGCAGCGGCTCGATCATCCCTGGTATGATAGTCTGGGCAGGGTACTTTGTCAAGAGGGGGGCTGACAGAGTTGTGAAAAATCGTTGGCATGGTGGTGCATTTGTGGTACAATGAGTTTGTGATTACCAGGGAAGACACGAGCAACGCAAAGGGATGGCCGGTGACAGGCCATGAATGGGCTGTCGATCTGTTGCGGCGTAGCCTGGATGCAGATCGATTGCCCCATGCATTGCTGTTGACTGGACCGCGCCAGGTTGGAAAGAGGACCCTGGCACTGGCACTGGTCTCTGCCCTGTTCTGTCAGGCGGAGAACCGCCCGTGTGGGGAATGCCGGGCATGTGTAAGGGTTGCGCATGGCAACCATCCCGATGTGCAGGTGGTCGAAGCAACGGTGACTGGCCGGGAGAGGGAGGGTGTTCTCAGGATCGACCAGATTCGTCTGCTTCGGCGGGAAGCAGCTCTGGCGCCCCTGGAAGCGCCCCTGAAGATTTTCGTATTGCGCGAGATCGAACACGCCAATTTGCCCGCCGCTAACGCGTTGTTGAAGACCCTGGAAGAACCGCCCGATCGTGTCATGCTGATTTTGACCAGCGCGCGTCCAGATGCCTTGTTGTCAACCATCATATCACGTTGTCAGACCGTCCAGTTGCGGCCATTGGCAATTGAAATTGTCCGACAGGCTTTGATAAACGACTGGCAGGTATCTGAGGAAGAGGCCGCGTTGCTCGCCCGCCTGTCCCGGGGGCGCCTGGGATGGGCTGTGGAGCGACTTGAAGATGAAACAGCCTGGCAAGAACGTGTGGACATCCTGGATGAGTCGTTTGAGTTGACCGGCAAGGGTCCCACTGAACGTCTGAAATTTGCTGCCAACCTGGCTCGCACGCCCGGTCGGGTTCAACCTACTCTCGATCTTTGGGCCAGCTGGTGGCGCGATCTCCTGCTCATGCAGACGGGATGTTCAGATCAAATCAGCAACATTGACCTGGAGGCCCGTTTGGGCGAGCAGGTACACCAATTTGATACCAGTCAGGTCAGGCACTTCCTGGCTCGCCTGCAGGCGGCGCCTGGTCAACTCAACCGAAATGTCAACGCTCGCCTTCTTCTGGAGAATCTTGTCTTGCACATGCCAGAACCGGAACAAGGCGGCCTTATCGATTAGGAGGATTCATGCCTACCGTTGTTGGCGTGAGTTTTAGACCAGTCACAAGGATATACCATTTTTCTCCCGGCGACGTCGAGGGATTGCAAGCTGGCGACTATGTGGTGGTGGAGACATCAATGGGCTATGAGGTTGGCAGAGTTGCCTGGGAAGCACGAGATCTTCCTGCTCGGGAGGTGAGCGGGGGCCTGAAATCGGTTCTCAGAAGGGCAACGGTCGTCGATCTGGTGGAGCGGGATCAGTACCGGAGCACCCAGCGGGAGGTTCGCGGGATTTGCCGCGCCAAGGCCATTGAGCACAATATGTCCATCGAGGTCGTCGGCGCCGAGTATAGCTTCGACGGCACCCGCCTGATTGTCTCGTTTACCGCCGAAGGCCGGGTAGACTTCCGGGCGTTGGTCCGGGATCTTGCCCGTACGCTGAACACCCGCATCGAGATGAAACAGATCGGTGTTCGCGATGAGGCAAAGGTGTTGGATGGAATAGGCAAATGTGGTCGTCAACTCTGTTGTGCTTCCTGGCTGCGTGACTTCACTCCTGTCTCGATCAAGATGGCGAAACAACAGAATTTGCCTCTCAATCCAGCGGAGATATCGGGTGTTTGTGGTCGTTTGCTCTGCTGTCTCGCCTACGAAATTGATACCTACAGGGAAGCGCGCAGACGCCTGCCCAAGGTGGGCGCCGTTGTGATGACACCGGAGGGCAAAGGACGGGTTCGAAAAGTCCACGCGTTGCGCGAGGCGCTAACCGTCAAGCTGGAAGATGATAAGCTTCATGATTTTTCAATTGATGATATCGAGGGATTTCAGCGCTCCGCGCAAAGCGGGAGCGGTTGTGGGGGATGTGAAAAATAGACAAAACAGTGTATGGAAATCGAAACGCGAGGACAGAACTCATCATCGAGATCTGCCACGCGTTTTTTCTGAAGGGATTCCCTTGACTGTCGGCTGGGACAATCCAGGGGGCTGGTGTTTTCTACTGGGCGTCGACGGAAATCCGCACTGCGGTGCGTTCGTTGCCGTCTATCATTACCTCTGCAAAGGCAGGCAGGCAGGTGATAACGATACCGTCAAGTTCCAGATATCCACTGGCGATGGCAATGGCCTTGACCGCCTGGTTGACAGCGCTCGCGCCGATCGCCTGCACATACGCATGTCTGTGCTCGCGAATGACACCGGCTATTGCACCGGCAACGGCTGTCGATCGGGAATTGGCGGATACCTTGATGAGCTCCAGAGGTCGTTTTTCGCCCGGTGGATTCAACGGCGGTGTGACGGGGTGTGAATTGCTGCTATGCAAGCCGTGGGTGGTGCTTGTGTGTACGTTGACGTCCATTCCAATTCTCCATGTTGTGTGGCGGTATTCTTCATCAATCCAAGACGCTATATTCCGTCGGAAGTTACGCCCAAAACGCCTCAGGTTGAAGATTGGGTAAAAAGGAAAGGCAAGGTCGTCGATGGCGAGCCCGGCAAACAGAAGACCGAAACGCCGGGATAGTTCCCGGCGCTTCGGTCCCATTGATCTATCGGTTTAGATGTGAAAGCCAGAATTGTCTACTTGGCGTAATCCACAGAGCGTGTTTCCCGGATAACTGTCACCTTGATCTGTCCAGGGTATTCCAGGTTGTCTTCAACCTTCTTGGCAACTTCCCGCGACAGTGCCACTGCCCCCAGGTCATCCACGACATTGGGCCTTACCACGATACGAATCTCGCGACCAGCTTGTATGGCAAAGCTCTGTTCAACCCCGTCAAAGGAGTTGGCTACGTCCTCCAGAGCAGTTACGCGGCGCAAGTACGTTTCCAGGGCCTCTCGACGGGCGCCCGGGCGGGCCCCTGATACTGCATCGGCTGCCTCGACAAGGACAGCCTCGAGACTTTCTGGCTCGACCTCGTGATGGTGACTGGCAATGGCATTGACAACCAGGGGTGGCACCCCATAGCGGCGAGCCAGGTCAGCGCCTATCAGGGCATGAGGTCCCTCCACCTCGTGGGTGACGGCCTTGCCCAGGTCATGCAGGAGGCCACCCATTTTGGCAAGTCGCACATTGGCACCCAGTTCGGCTGCCAGTATCCCTGCCAGGTGGGCGGACTCGATCGCATGATGGTACTGGCTTTGACCAAAACTCGTGCGATATTTCAGGCGGCCAATCAGCTTGAGTATCTCTGGATGAAGGCCCTGTAGCCCGGTTTCGTAGGCCGCCTGTTCACCAGCTTCCCATATCCGCTGATCTACCTCTTCCCGAGCCTTTTGCACCTCTTTCTCGATGCGAGCGGGATGGATGCGGCCATCGCTAACCAGTTTGGATAATGCCATGCGGGCCACTTCCCGTCGTATCGGATCGAAGCTCGAAATAATCACAGCCTCGGGGGTATCGTCGACAATCAGATCCACGCCTGTTGCGTGTTCAATTGCCCGGATGTTGCGACCTTGCCGGCCGATAATGCGGCCCTTCATTTCGTCGCTGGGAAGGGGGACGGAGGATACGGTCGTCTCTGCAACCTGGTCTGATGCCAGACGCTGGATGGCCACGCTGACGATCTTGCGTGCCCGTTTTTCTGCTTCCTCGTGGGCCTGGGCCTCAACCTCGCGGATCACGCGCGCCATATCCCGGCGCGTCTCGTCGCGTACCGAATCGAGCAATATCTTTTTGGCTTCTTCCCGGGTAAGACCGGAAATACGTTCCAATTCCTGATGGCGCTCCGCTTCCAGTTGGTTCAACTCGTCAGCCCGTTTATCCAGGCTGCTTTGGCGTTTCTGTAGGTTGCGATCGCGGTTTTCCAACTCCTCAAAGCGTTTATCCAGCACGTCTTGCCGGCGCTGGATTCTGTCTTCCTGCCGCTGGATGTCTCGTCGACGGCGTTCAGTCTCCAGCTCGAACTCCTCGCGCAACCGAACCTGTTCTGCCTTCTGCTCCAGTTTGATTTCCTGTTGCATCTGTTGGGCAGTGCGTTCAGCTGCCTGAATGATTTCGTCGGCCCGTTCGTTGGCCGATGAGATCTTTGCCTCTGTGATGTACCGGTGGAGGAAATAACCGCCCAGCCCGCCAATAATCAGGCCGAGCAGGAGCCCCAGCACCGGCATACCGGTTGATTGCAGATCCATGTTTGCTCCAGTGGGGTGCAGTCTTCCGCGCACCCCCATGATTTCAAAATCTCAGTTTGTCTGACCCATCCACGATCGTTCTCCGTCAGGCGCAACAAGCAAGCTTCAGATAACGAATCGGGTCATGTTTCTTCACGTCAGGATGAGTCGAATCTGATTTGGGCCATTGGTCAGCCCGGGTTCTGTGTCCTAATCGTCCGGCGGTTGGTGGCGTTCCTGGCAGAGCCGCTCGACTGTGGGCCAGACCACGTCGTGGGTGAAACCTCTGCGAAGCAGGTGGCTCGCCAACTTCTTGCGGAAATCCTGTTGGTCGACGTTTACCAGCCTCTGGGCCCTTGCCAGACCAGCCCGGTAAGCGCCATCTGTCATGTCGATCGACTCGATCACCTGGTCGATGATATCGTTAGCGACTCCCTTTTGGCGCAGCTCTGCACGCAGCGCCAACGGTCCCTTTGGGCGGAATCGCTCACGATCGTTGACCCAGAAGCGAGCGAATTCCATATCGTTCAGGTATCCTGCTTCCAGCAAGCGCTCTATGACCGATTCAATCGCGGAATCGCTCACGTCATGTTTTCGCAGGTTTTTTCGTACCTCAGCAATCGTGCGCGGCCTGTATGCAAGAAAGCGCAGTGATCTCTGATAGGCCTTCTGTCGCTCATCCTCTGCTTGCAGTTGAGCGATCTCATCATCGCTCAAATAGAGACCACGTTTCAGGGAAGCGGCCGCCAGAGCCGACAACCCGAAGGCAAATTGGTCATCCAGGTAAATATTTACGCGGTTGGCGTCACGTTTTTGGAAGCGCAGGGCAGTGATGATGCCGGCCATATTTCTCCGACCAGTACTTTCTGAATCAAAAAACTGCGACCTTCGAGGGTCACAGCCGAAGAATCCAGGTGTGGTCGTGTTGACCAGCAGATCGCTGGCCGACTCTATCCAGTTGACGC belongs to Chloroflexota bacterium and includes:
- a CDS encoding TrpB-like pyridoxal phosphate-dependent enzyme, with amino-acid sequence MSQTKFILPENEIPTHWYNLNADLPSAGIELPPVLHPGTQQPIAPADLAPLFPMALIMQEVSTERYIEIPDEVREIYKLWRPSPLYRAHRWEKALDTPARIYYKNEGVSPPGSHKPNTAVAQAYFNREEGVKRIATETGAGQWGSALSFACNMFGIECKVYMVKVSFEQKPYRRILMETWGATVVPSPSTQTQAGRMILERDPDTTGSLGIAISEAVEEAATREDTKYSLGSVLNHVMLHQTVIGQETIKQLELAGEDWPDVIIGCVGGGSNFAGFAFPFVKENITGGKNSRIVAVEPAASPSITRGPYAYDFGDTAMLTPLVKMYTLGHNFIPAPIHAGGLRYHGMSAQVSALAQAGLIEARSLQQNACFEAAVSFAHTEGILPAPETSHAVRAAMDEALAAKESGEARTIVFNFSGHGHFDLAAYDAYLNDQLIDYDYPEEMIEAALAELPEIG
- the trxA gene encoding thioredoxin gives rise to the protein MAKPVVVSDASFEEEVLQASVPTLNDFWAVWCSPCKMIAPILEDLADEYEDELKITKLDVDHNPSTAMAYGVMSIPTLILFKDGQPVERIVGYMPKERLLEKIEPYFS
- the holB gene encoding DNA polymerase III subunit delta' yields the protein MVVHLWYNEFVITREDTSNAKGWPVTGHEWAVDLLRRSLDADRLPHALLLTGPRQVGKRTLALALVSALFCQAENRPCGECRACVRVAHGNHPDVQVVEATVTGREREGVLRIDQIRLLRREAALAPLEAPLKIFVLREIEHANLPAANALLKTLEEPPDRVMLILTSARPDALLSTIISRCQTVQLRPLAIEIVRQALINDWQVSEEEAALLARLSRGRLGWAVERLEDETAWQERVDILDESFELTGKGPTERLKFAANLARTPGRVQPTLDLWASWWRDLLLMQTGCSDQISNIDLEARLGEQVHQFDTSQVRHFLARLQAAPGQLNRNVNARLLLENLVLHMPEPEQGGLID
- a CDS encoding stage 0 sporulation family protein, which translates into the protein MPTVVGVSFRPVTRIYHFSPGDVEGLQAGDYVVVETSMGYEVGRVAWEARDLPAREVSGGLKSVLRRATVVDLVERDQYRSTQREVRGICRAKAIEHNMSIEVVGAEYSFDGTRLIVSFTAEGRVDFRALVRDLARTLNTRIEMKQIGVRDEAKVLDGIGKCGRQLCCASWLRDFTPVSIKMAKQQNLPLNPAEISGVCGRLLCCLAYEIDTYREARRRLPKVGAVVMTPEGKGRVRKVHALREALTVKLEDDKLHDFSIDDIEGFQRSAQSGSGCGGCEK
- a CDS encoding stage V sporulation protein S — translated: MDVNVHTSTTHGLHSSNSHPVTPPLNPPGEKRPLELIKVSANSRSTAVAGAIAGVIREHRHAYVQAIGASAVNQAVKAIAIASGYLELDGIVITCLPAFAEVMIDGNERTAVRISVDAQ
- the rny gene encoding ribonuclease Y; the protein is MDLQSTGMPVLGLLLGLIIGGLGGYFLHRYITEAKISSANERADEIIQAAERTAQQMQQEIKLEQKAEQVRLREEFELETERRRRDIQRQEDRIQRRQDVLDKRFEELENRDRNLQKRQSSLDKRADELNQLEAERHQELERISGLTREEAKKILLDSVRDETRRDMARVIREVEAQAHEEAEKRARKIVSVAIQRLASDQVAETTVSSVPLPSDEMKGRIIGRQGRNIRAIEHATGVDLIVDDTPEAVIISSFDPIRREVARMALSKLVSDGRIHPARIEKEVQKAREEVDQRIWEAGEQAAYETGLQGLHPEILKLIGRLKYRTSFGQSQYHHAIESAHLAGILAAELGANVRLAKMGGLLHDLGKAVTHEVEGPHALIGADLARRYGVPPLVVNAIASHHHEVEPESLEAVLVEAADAVSGARPGARREALETYLRRVTALEDVANSFDGVEQSFAIQAGREIRIVVRPNVVDDLGAVALSREVAKKVEDNLEYPGQIKVTVIRETRSVDYAK
- a CDS encoding RecX family transcriptional regulator; protein product: MAGIITALRFQKRDANRVNIYLDDQFAFGLSALAAASLKRGLYLSDDEIAQLQAEDERQKAYQRSLRFLAYRPRTIAEVRKNLRKHDVSDSAIESVIERLLEAGYLNDMEFARFWVNDRERFRPKGPLALRAELRQKGVANDIIDQVIESIDMTDGAYRAGLARAQRLVNVDQQDFRKKLASHLLRRGFTHDVVWPTVERLCQERHQPPDD